Genomic DNA from Cloeon dipterum chromosome 3, ieCloDipt1.1, whole genome shotgun sequence:
ATGCAACTTCCTCGGAGTGAACTGAGATGTTTGTTTTTCCAGATTTCTCTACTAGTTTCGGCTACTGGTTTCAagccctaattcatgagctagAATGGAAACAATAGTTTCAATTAGTCTATCACAAATTGTCTACaccaatttaatattaaaacgtaTTAAAAACAACCTAGTGTTGTAACTCCTTTctacattttgaatttttcatgcaagtattttccaaattaataaaagagcTTTGATTTCTggcattttgaaagaaaatttaacaggAAACGACgtgaagtgaaaaataaaagaaagcaGGTAAGGGATAGCGTGTGAAGCGCCCAAAGCAGACCGTTTagccttttaaatttagtcaTCCTCAGCCTCCAGATGGGACAGGAAGGTAAATTAAACGCAGCCTGGcaaattttttcccaaaatgcAAGAAATCTGAAACGTAAAAGGAGTTATAATACTAGGTTGTtcttaatacattttaatgttaaatttttgggaGACTCTAATTGAAACTTATGTTTCTATAtagctcatgaattaggacTGAAACTAGTAGTAGAGCAGGACCTTTCTGTATAGAAATATAAACAGCTCACtacacaccgaggaagctgcattcATTAAATTCTTCGGACAATTATGACAACCTCGCGAGCTTCTGCTTTCATTGGCATCAATATCAATAAATGATCTTATTTATATAGCGAAGAATCCATCAATTGTGCCCAATAATTGCTCGATATGAAAGATCCATTTAGAATCAGGCCAGTAGGTTTCCGAAAATCTTGAGACGCAAAAGTCTGAAGATTTGCGCGTATCAAATGGCAGAGGCACGCGCGTAATTTGATGCGGTCAGCTTTAATGATTGGGTGAGGGCAGGCGCAAGCAAGAGTCCGCGGAGAAAAGACCTTAGCGGTGGCGGCGTCCAGCGGAATTCTATTGGTCTTGTAGGAAAGGAACTGTGCTACGTACTACCCAGCCGAGGTGCTTTTAATTGGAATAGCAGTGGGCGTCAGGTAACGTGCGGTTGCAAAAGCCGCAACTTGTGCATATGTCCCAGTTCCAGCAAGCACAATTTAATGCCAACGACACGGAATTCGAGTTACATGCTACACTCTGTTTTCATTCTACACACTCTGCGTACTTTTTATATGCAAAGTGCGATTCGAACAATACAATCAATATACTGACAGGTCGATCGTGTTGTTTGTGCCTCTTTGACATTTGAACCAGTTAATGGCTTATAGAGAGAGGAAGGGAGAGTGCAACAGACCACTCTCTGCTCATTATTGTGCCTCGCGTTGCAACTACGCACCATGAacttatttgtaattaattgtgaTGCAACCACAGTCACATGATGTGACTCTCGTGCAAAAGAGCAGTAACGCGAAATGCACTTTAAGCTTTAAGCAGGCGAAAGCTAAATTTTCTTATGTATTCTGTTTCAGTTCGACCGCAGAAATTCAACGGTGGTGTAAATATAAGTGGAAACGCTGACCAAAATGGTAAGGTTacttttaatgtcaaaaaatgtttcacttGGAATTCCTGATTTTTACTAAACATCTCTGATAAATATTCTTGAGagtcagatttttaaaattattcatactTGGTTGTGAACCAAAAACGATTGGATATATTTTTCCGTGCTTGCCAGAAActttgtaacaaaaaaataagcacCAATTTCGCTTGCCCTAGACTTTGAAAACTTTCTAAAACACCCAAAACTTCTAGAACTGCCGGTAAATATCTCACTTCCTGTCCACATTGTCTCTGAAAACCGACTAAAGAATAGAAACCCTATCAAGATCTCAAGAATTGTCGTTGttgtctaattaaaaatttcattgtctTCTTTATTAAATCGTGCATCCGAAGGATAGGTATTCACAGTCAGTTTTATACTTGCAAAGgtcttaaaaacattttaacttcACGATGCAAAATTCCTTAACATCTTaaagaaaacttaaaaaagtaaaatttatcctCGCACATTTACACTTTGTagcaaagcaaaattaaaaatagttctaCCGTTTGTCTGActtttattatgatttataAACCACCAATATTCTATACCCCCTTTTAAACAAAGTCTTCTCTTTTTTCGGAAATGTAAAAGAAAGTATCATTATTTCCTGCGTTGATACATGCTTTAAATAGAAACGGGGTCACATTTAATGAACATAGCATAAAGTTGTGCGACATAAAAGCAGAGAGAGATTTCAAGCATAGAAATAGTGAATGCTAATGTAGTGTTCTCGATCAATGCTTCTATATGTATTTCTGTTTCCGAGAATTTATATATGCGTTCGGTGGTGGAATTGTGCGTAGGTGCAAGCGAGGAGCAAGTCAGCAGCTACCTCAAGGCACACCCGGAGTTCCTGGATCAGTGGCTCATGGAGGAAGTGGATCTGGAGCAACTGGAGCGCTGGATGATCCGCAAGATGCAGCGCGACAAGAAAAAGCAGTCGAACGACGCAAATGGTTTGCATACACAAGACGTTCTCTGAAGTGTGCTGAATCTATTATacgttttgttttcttttgacaggAAAAGTCGGCAGAAAAACTAGTCTATCGCGATGGAAGGTATGCGTTAACCTGGAtagcgaaaatattttgcataaacGGAAACACACTGCTTCTGCTTTAtcattgttttccttttttttttgctccaaGCAGCATTTCCACTCAATATCTTGAGACTGGAATTCACCGGGAGGTTTTAATATACATTCCCccattttgaaatcattatgaatactaaataattaatattaaatatttaataaaattaaccacGAAATTGAGGCTTTTATCTATATAAGGATCGggctagttttttttaaaatgtttcactAAAAGCCCCCAATGCCCCAACCCACATTAAGATCGGTGCAGAGAATGGAAACAATTTCGTAATTTAGGaacttcaattgattttaagaattttctttcgtgttttttctatttccttttcaagagataaaaatatactggtctcgataaaaattactttgccaCGTTTACGTTTGTGTACACGAATGCATCTGACAAAGTAAATTCTCGGAGCATTAAAAGGAACTTTGCGTGTCACTTCCGTCTTTGTCCTCTCCGCAATCATCTTGAGTCGTTTCCAGCGGCGAACAAACTTTCTTTCTATTCCAGTTCTCTTTTAAGTTGTTTGCAAACACTCGCCCCTTTTGTCTCTGGCCGCTTGTGTAGCTTCACGCACGGAGAAAGAGCGAATTCGCATTTTCCGCCGCGTTTGCTCTGCAAACAGCAAAGTGTGCAACGGATGCTATTTGCGCCCGGCAAACAACGAGCAATAAATTCCCTCTTGTGTCCATCTATCTCCGAaattgtgtatgtgtgtggtTCCAACTCATGTTCTATCCATCCTGCCCGGCCCGCGAGCAGTTCTGCGTGCATGCAGATAAGAGACAGATGCTGCAGGAGCTCACCCATTCTCTGCAAACACGGCCTGACCGCTCCAACGTGCTCTGGGAGCTGGCCAGCTGCATCTGCTCGGCCGTCAGCGCCGACGGCTTCAGATTGTACCTGGCCGATCCCAACCTGGTGGGCGCTGACAACCTCAAGGGATCTGAACTGATTGGGCAATACCTTGGCCATGACCTCCGGTAGGatatagttaattttttatatttctcaaCATTACATTGTAAGTCTTGTTTTGATATGAATATCCGCGTCCACgacaaattgaataatttaggTAATCTATTTCCTCAACTTAATtgctaaaatgattttgctcTTCAGATATGTTTTCCTATAGACTATATATGAaggaatttatatatttcagtCGCGGCTATATCACCCACGAAGCCAACTTTACAATCGaaattttgtgccaaaatagtttttacagACTCATACATTTGTAAATTGTCGCAATTATACCCTCCAAGCGCCATAGGATTGCTTATGAACGAGATTGTGGGCACGTCAGGGCGTGTCCTAAGCTCCCTGATGGTTtctaaagagtaaaaatttaacatatttattctgaaagctctcgacttGGCCGTTACAACAGTGTTGATATTGCAAATCGAACCAATGCAAAGCCCACAGGCACCGGTAAAGTTGTGACACGTCTTgagaatttataattaattattgatcgctcaagggctaccctgacgccagagTTCGATTGCTTTTGCTTACCTGTTCCGACGGTCTTGTCTGACCTCAGGACTCCttcaaaaattccattttccaaCCTTAGACCCTCGGTATCTTAGAAACTAAGAGTTACttcattctgaaaatttctggGCATGTGACAAACACTTTGAACAACATTTCATCTCATAAAtcgttttttaatataaattaaaatttaataataaactcaAAAATGTCTTCTTGAGATATCCCCAAGTTGACAGTTAATTTCTTATCATAAACTAAGAAAATGCCAACATCAATCTCACTTTAATTTCTCCGCCTTTGTTGCTGTCAGAGCGGACAACGGAGAGCCCCTTCTGATTCCAATCAGCTCTCCGACGACCGTGCCTGAGTTCGTAGCGCGCAGTCGAGAACCTCTAAGACTTTCCCGCGGCTCCGGGGACCAAAGATTTCCCGTGCCGTCGCCTCGCTCCGAGGGAAAAGACGTACGTTCTCGCCCTCAGTGTTGAGTGtttgtatatatatttgttttggtttcgGTGTGTTGTTTGGCAGGACTCGGTGTTGGAGGCTGAACACGCGCTGTGGCAACCGATCGTGCAGGCCGACAGCGAGATGACCGGCGTGCTGTTCATGTGGAGGCGGCAGGGGCCCGCGTTCCATGAAGAAGACGAGGAGATTGCCCGCAGCTACCTCGTCTGGGGCGGCATTGCTCTGCACTACGCACAGCTCTTCTTATCCATCGACAAGACGCGCAGACTAAATGATTTCCTTCTCAAAGTAGTCAAGTAGGccttttaatgttttttaggcatgaaatttttaatttaaattgtcgcTGGGTACCAAAGTTAttgtgaaattgaattttagatttcaagatttattttattgcgtatcagcagagcaaccttttttattgataatttgcGAAGCTTTCAAATTaggattttcaattatttactcAATGTGGGTATCTACTGGTGAATTCtttataacaaattttaccTTTGCCTTTAATGTATAcctttaattttctattgatATTAGGATAGAGGGGAAAggctaaaattttcccagattGCCGTACAAATTTCCGAGAAATATGCATGAGAAATtttcatgctaatcaagcagcGAGCGCGAGCATTGAATTGTTTTGcaagaagtaaaaatttggctCATAATTTGCactgttggatagatcgcgatgaaatgaatcaaaatcaagtgaaaaatatttgataaactATTTAAGTTCTTTAGAAACTAGTCGAAATCTGaaactttattaattataataattgatttctaatggtctttgatttttttgtctaaattgaaatatttatatttaggaCCTCAAGTTTAATAGAACGAACTCTAAATATCctaaaaatttaggaaattcaTTATTGATGCGCTTGGAAcatcataaattttctccagTTTTATTGCTGTCAATGTTCTATTTACACATTGTTATTAACCTCATCATGCTGCTGGCATTGCGCAGATCGATTTTCCAGGACATGGTGAGCATGGACGCGCTGGTTGTTAAGGTGATGACCTACGCACAACGCCTGGTGGACGCGGACCGCGCCTCTCTGTTCCTGGTCGACTCGAGGAACAAGGAGCTGTACGCCAGGATCTTCGACATGGGCACCGACGAGGACAAGGACAGCGAGGAGAACTCTTCGACGCGTGGCAAAGAGATCAGGTCGGCTTACCCCCCTAATCGGCTCAATGCACGTACTACAAAAAGCGTTCAGTGTGGGCGACTTTTATCGCCGTTGCTGGGCCGGCCGCTATTGTGCCAAGTCCGTTTCGCGCGGCAATCAGTAAGATCAATCGATCGGAGCGTAATGGCGTCCGCGTGTGCTGTGTGATCGGCAGATTTCCCTTGGGCACCGGCATCGCTGGTCAAGTGGCGCTGACGGGCGAGGTGCTTAACATCACGGACGCGTACTCGGACCCGCGTTTCAACCGCACTGTCGACCAGCTGACCGGCTACCACACCAAGACCATCTTGTGCATGCCCATCTTCATCAGAGGCATCATCATCGGGGTCGTGCAAATGGTCAACAAACGCTCCGGCCTCTTCACCAAGGTGAGACTCGCCCGGCAGAAGGCTGAAGgctgaattattcatttggTGGTGCGACGGCTGCGGCGACCACCGTCACTGCCGCCGCTCGCCGCCCCTCTAAGAGGCTTACACTTACATAACACAAAAAGAGACGAACGCAAACACAAACACCGCACGCGCATATACTCGCACATACGCTTGTGTGTTtgcctctctcgctctgctcGTTGCGTGCGAGCGCATTTTGCGGCACTCTCGGGGACAGTGCTGGACCCAGAAGTGAGACAACGCAACTCAATTCTCGCTCgtagacaaaataaatcaatttgtctTTGCAAAAGGCTTATGCTGTCCACCGTTCTCCGAGGAAGTCGTATAAAttcttatttgatttatttagcaAGTATGCTTTTTTGTAACTGGATAATATATATCTTCTTGCAGATCAGACACGtagactattttaaaattaaaatttacactttgTTCATAGAGAGAAACGtgcaatataaaataacaagACATTTGCCGAAAATCTATCCTAAATCATTTAAGCTTTGATGTTTTGACAGatcaaatctaaaaataaatctcttggTGGAAtggtaattgtttttttttaattgaacgcctagttgaaatatttgtgctaggagaaataaacaaattttgtttttattgtctctcttcattttttttttttaataatttcaatattggCTTTACAGttaggtaaaaaatttaatgcaaatttttacagatttaaCATCACAAATATTTGTAGCTCTCAGTATATTAAGTTCATAATAATAAACTGGAATATTAGCTTGATAAATTTGACATGAACCAAACCACGTAAATGTCTaaagaattttgtaaaatcttaGGTTCAATTGTTTAATATCCTATTGTGCATGttgcaaaatatgtaaattattttttctaatttattaaaaatatcatcaataattaaataacttgaattaacccaaaatttcaaattttcagtccCTCCCCCACAatccaaataaattgcaaGCATATGGTAAATGATCAGTCATCGATCAAAaggggattttttaattgcttttatcTTCGTTCGCGTatcaatgttttattttgtatttctgTTGATTTGGACTAATCAGACGCGCCTTGCAAAACCATAACAATCTCTCGCTCACTTCCCCCAAATTGTGTTGTTTACTTGGCCTCATTGGGGCTGCTTCCCTCGGCCCGTGACGTCACCGGGAGTAATCCGAGACACTCTATCGATTATGAATGctccacttttttaaatctcggGACTCGCATTGCACCTCTTTACGTGACTCATCTTTGTCCTCTTTCATCCAGGCAACGGCTTCCTCTCTTTTTCCAGTCCCGAGAGAGGTACAAGTGCATAATATTGATTGGGAAATTGATGTTGCTGAGCTGCCGACAGTGTATTTACGGTCCCGTTCAATTACGCTCGGCTTATCACGAAAGCTGCGGAAATATGGCATCTATACCAGCTGTCCTGCTCATCGCGAAagtagattattttttctctcctcttgTAACAAGGAAAGTTTCGATGATAGGTTGTTAGTGCTGGTGAAGTACACATACTTCATTAAGTGGAAAATAGAAAACCAGGTATCTCATCTTTAGGGTTGGGAATTATAGACAAGTCGACCATTTTTACTTAGCGTCTAATAGATTTTCTTATATGTACTCAAAAAATGATCACGAATCACTTTAAGCCAGATGAAAACaccttaaaaatgataataatttcagttAACTAAAAAGTTTTAGCTTTTCGGAACATTTTGGTTTAGGTATCGTTGTTGCTGGCGCTTTTCCGATTAACTTCCGTCTTGCCAAAATTCATTGGAATCCTCATCACCAGCACGCGTCTTTGATCTCCGGCCGCGGACGcgcaaatattaattcagagaaaattttcgGCTTCCCACAGGTGAGACCTTGGGAGAGCAGTTGGTCGGCCTCAAAGAGCTCTAGGCAGGCGGAAAATAGGAAAATCGCGCTAATTATGCCCCAGCCGCTTCCGGCCGGGCAACAAAAGGGGCTCTCGCACTCGCACCCTCCGCAAATGGCCGAgttgcaaattgttttccgGTTGGCAGGAAGACGAGGAGGCGTTTGAGACTTTTGCCGTCTACTGCGGCCTGGCCCTGCACCACGCCAAGCTGTACGAGAAAATCCAGCGTTCGGAGCAAAAGTACCGGGTTGCGTTGGACGTGCTCAGCTACCACAACACCTGCTCCGAGGAGGAGGTGCGCATGATGAAACAGATGACCGACATCGACCCTGGCGAGCCCGACACAGACACGTAAGTGTCAACAGCCACTTTCCTTGCATTCCAATAATTTAACTCAGTTTTCACGAGCTTGCAATGAGTGCGCTTACAGCATGTGACTATTCATAAACTAATATACGTACTTGAATATTAttcactaaaaattaaaacgcaaaacatagaatttatttaattttattttattttagcacttgaaacttgaattaaaatagttaCATTCAAACGAATATGTTTTTACGATAAATGCAGCAAGTAGAAAGAgctaatttataaatagattCAAAAATGTATATGAAATGTatagcataatatattttttaccaaatgtTGCAATTATCTTTATATCAATTTCACCCATATAAACGGCAACATGGCCATTTCATTGCACTTCACAGGTTGTAACACTTTTGCAGATTTAAACCAgcaattttttcctgaaacCCGGATGCGTGTGATGTTAAATAGACCACcagttgaatattttcaatctaaaaagagactagattatttttaaactaaaagcttcaaataaaaaaccttttattgttgttttctcGAAATATCATGCAAGTATTATCTTTTTTATGCGAAAAAGTTAAGATTGT
This window encodes:
- the LOC135938572 gene encoding probable 3',5'-cyclic phosphodiesterase pde-5 isoform X7; this encodes MWSTLAERLGRFWRRAGPPVGARNVRPQKFNGGVNISGNADQNGASEEQVSSYLKAHPEFLDQWLMEEVDLEQLERWMIRKMQRDKKKQSNDANGKVGRKTSLSRWKFCVHADKRQMLQELTHSLQTRPDRSNVLWELASCICSAVSADGFRLYLADPNLVGADNLKGSELIGQYLGHDLRADNGEPLLIPISSPTTVPEFVARSREPLRLSRGSGDQRFPVPSPRSEGKDDSVLEAEHALWQPIVQADSEMTGVLFMWRRQGPAFHEEDEEIARSYLVWGGIALHYAQLFLSIDKTRRLNDFLLKVVKSIFQDMVSMDALVVKVMTYAQRLVDADRASLFLVDSRNKELYARIFDMGTDEDKDSEENSSTRGKEIRFPLGTGIAGQVALTGEVLNITDAYSDPRFNRTVDQLTGYHTKTILCMPIFIRGIIIGVVQMVNKRSGLFTKEDEEAFETFAVYCGLALHHAKLYEKIQRSEQKYRVALDVLSYHNTCSEEEVRMMKQMTDIDPGEPDTDTTNSRAVPKDSVGSPSLDVASYYFNIYSLDDMKKVRYAVSMFSELFGMSRFDQDSIIRFTLTVRKNYRRVPYHNWAHGFSVANSMFSIIKHSKTIFKPNECLALYIGSLCHDLDHRGKNNKFMLDTESPLASIYSTSTMEHHHFNQTITILQQEGHNIFSKLSSEEYKQVLSNIKHCILATDLALFFPNKARLAKIVEDDQFSWTNPEHRLLLEAITMTASDLSASAKPWELQVKTVKVIFEEFYEQGDAEKAAGRNPIPMMDREQPDQQAASQGDQEKMAGRVPIPLMDRDKESELAEMQVGFINGICIPCYSLLYKLMPETKPLLDQCKANLARWEQLNEQQKKLRENKATPS
- the LOC135938572 gene encoding probable 3',5'-cyclic phosphodiesterase pde-5 isoform X8 — protein: MEEVDLEQLERWMIRKMQRDKKKQSNDANGKVGRKTSLSRWKFCVHADKRQMLQELTHSLQTRPDRSNVLWELASCICSAVSADGFRLYLADPNLVGADNLKGSELIGQYLGHDLRADNGEPLLIPISSPTTVPEFVARSREPLRLSRGSGDQRFPVPSPRSEGKDDSVLEAEHALWQPIVQADSEMTGVLFMWRRQGPAFHEEDEEIARSYLVWGGIALHYAQLFLSIDKTRRLNDFLLKVVKSIFQDMVSMDALVVKVMTYAQRLVDADRASLFLVDSRNKELYARIFDMGTDEDKDSEENSSTRGKEIRFPLGTGIAGQVALTGEVLNITDAYSDPRFNRTVDQLTGYHTKTILCMPIFIRGIIIGVVQMVNKRSGLFTKEDEEAFETFAVYCGLALHHAKLYEKIQRSEQKYRVALDVLSYHNTCSEEEVRMMKQMTDIDPGEPDTDTTNSRAVPKDSVGSPSLDVASYYFNIYSLDDMKKVRYAVSMFSELFGMSRFDQDSIIRFTLTVRKNYRRVPYHNWAHGFSVANSMFSIIKHSKTIFKPNECLALYIGSLCHDLDHRGKNNKFMLDTESPLASIYSTSTMEHHHFNQTITILQQEGHNIFSKLSSEEYKQVLSNIKHCILATDLALFFPNKARLAKIVEDDQFSWTNPEHRLLLEAITMTASDLSASAKPWELQVKTVKVIFEEFYEQGDAEKAAGRNPIPMMDREQPDQQAASQGDQEKMAGRVPIPLMDRDKESELAEMQVGFINGICIPCYSLLYKLMPETKPLLDQCKANLARWEQLNEQQKKLRENKATPS
- the LOC135938572 gene encoding probable 3',5'-cyclic phosphodiesterase pde-5 isoform X6 translates to MPRKVTLATIKSASFDEEPDNSSVQVRPQKFNGGVNISGNADQNGASEEQVSSYLKAHPEFLDQWLMEEVDLEQLERWMIRKMQRDKKKQSNDANGKVGRKTSLSRWKFCVHADKRQMLQELTHSLQTRPDRSNVLWELASCICSAVSADGFRLYLADPNLVGADNLKGSELIGQYLGHDLRADNGEPLLIPISSPTTVPEFVARSREPLRLSRGSGDQRFPVPSPRSEGKDDSVLEAEHALWQPIVQADSEMTGVLFMWRRQGPAFHEEDEEIARSYLVWGGIALHYAQLFLSIDKTRRLNDFLLKVVKSIFQDMVSMDALVVKVMTYAQRLVDADRASLFLVDSRNKELYARIFDMGTDEDKDSEENSSTRGKEIRFPLGTGIAGQVALTGEVLNITDAYSDPRFNRTVDQLTGYHTKTILCMPIFIRGIIIGVVQMVNKRSGLFTKEDEEAFETFAVYCGLALHHAKLYEKIQRSEQKYRVALDVLSYHNTCSEEEVRMMKQMTDIDPGEPDTDTTNSRAVPKDSVGSPSLDVASYYFNIYSLDDMKKVRYAVSMFSELFGMSRFDQDSIIRFTLTVRKNYRRVPYHNWAHGFSVANSMFSIIKHSKTIFKPNECLALYIGSLCHDLDHRGKNNKFMLDTESPLASIYSTSTMEHHHFNQTITILQQEGHNIFSKLSSEEYKQVLSNIKHCILATDLALFFPNKARLAKIVEDDQFSWTNPEHRLLLEAITMTASDLSASAKPWELQVKTVKVIFEEFYEQGDAEKAAGRNPIPMMDREQPDQQAASQGDQEKMAGRVPIPLMDRDKESELAEMQVGFINGICIPCYSLLYKLMPETKPLLDQCKANLARWEQLNEQQKKLRENKATPS
- the LOC135938572 gene encoding probable 3',5'-cyclic phosphodiesterase pde-5 isoform X5, which codes for MSESDTSSSFGDPVLDYTSDSNESQFFSGVPEFAVMSPEEDAMQFEVQIVVRPMTNASGSEQAGSNITVKTKSPSRATARSRASSCSRTPSRSRQPKPPPILVRRDSSKQLCIQGTAIKSPTPPTPGIKNSLTPVRPQKFNGGVNISGNADQNGASEEQVSSYLKAHPEFLDQWLMEEVDLEQLERWMIRKMQRDKKKQSNDANGKVGRKTSLSRWKFCVHADKRQMLQELTHSLQTRPDRSNVLWELASCICSAVSADGFRLYLADPNLVGADNLKGSELIGQYLGHDLRADNGEPLLIPISSPTTVPEFVARSREPLRLSRGSGDQRFPVPSPRSEGKDDSVLEAEHALWQPIVQADSEMTGVLFMWRRQGPAFHEEDEEIARSYLVWGGIALHYAQLFLSIDKTRRLNDFLLKVVKSIFQDMVSMDALVVKVMTYAQRLVDADRASLFLVDSRNKELYARIFDMGTDEDKDSEENSSTRGKEIRFPLGTGIAGQVALTGEVLNITDAYSDPRFNRTVDQLTGYHTKTILCMPIFIRGIIIGVVQMVNKRSGLFTKEDEEAFETFAVYCGLALHHAKLYEKIQRSEQKYRVALDVLSYHNTCSEEEVRMMKQMTDIDPGEPDTDTTNSRAVPKDSVGSPSLDVASYYFNIYSLDDMKKVRYAVSMFSELFGMSRFDQDSIIRFTLTVRKNYRRVPYHNWAHGFSVANSMFSIIKHSKTIFKPNECLALYIGSLCHDLDHRGKNNKFMLDTESPLASIYSTSTMEHHHFNQTITILQQEGHNIFSKLSSEEYKQVLSNIKHCILATDLALFFPNKARLAKIVEDDQFSWTNPEHRLLLEAITMTASDLSASAKPWELQVKTVKVIFEEFYEQGDAEKAAGRNPIPMMDREQPDQQAASQGDQEKMAGRVPIPLMDRDKESELAEMQVGFINGICIPCYSLLYKLMPETKPLLDQCKANLARWEQLNEQQKKLRENKATPS